A window of the Bombina bombina isolate aBomBom1 chromosome 3, aBomBom1.pri, whole genome shotgun sequence genome harbors these coding sequences:
- the LOC128654440 gene encoding uncharacterized protein LOC128654440 isoform X3 yields MGDNANAVQQAAPDVINPHRADSGLVQAAAQPHDIVSNNSLHVNQGNVQSMHVNQNIEHHLPSHHLPSPIGVNAALNGVNVQAAPQGYNTPLVGIHNANVQSLSQLQHPIMLGIQGVQPLDQGIHSPIAATQGAHAHSLNHAQSISQACHNPIVDQQGVNAQTSANGQSVSQGFHTPLHIAHPPLATDNPDTSIGQSARQILSLLQGAIGSQSAAKTRTNTATVMSGADAEVPSSITAGAAATTSTAQQGSSGLALQNQPAGQPVSSMGQGPPAISHARPSWIALLPLVRSSLAPSTWHAYARMWSEWDDFCASRGADAAQGSRDNLHDWLALPPG; encoded by the exons atgggagataacgcaaatgccgttcagcaggccgctcccgatgttattaacccacacagggctgatagtggtttagtgcaagcggccgctcagccgcaTGATATTGTGTCTAATAATAGCCTGCATGTGAATCAAGGCAATGTTCAAAGTATGCATGTTAATCAAAACATTGAGCATCATTTACCGTCTCATCATTTACCATCCCCCATTGGTGTGAATGCGGCTTTGAATGGTGTGAACGTACAAGCAGCTCCTCAGGGATATAATACACCCCTGGTTGGCATACATAATGCGAATGTGCAATCTTTAAGCCAGCTACAACATCCCATTATGTTAGGCATACAAGGAGTACAACCCCTTGATCAGGGTATCCACTCCCCCATTGCAGCCACGCAgggcgctcatgcacactcattaaaccatgcacaatcaataagccaggcatgccataaccctattgtagaccagcagggtgtgaatgctcagacatctgcgaatggacagtcagtgagtcagggatttcatacaccacttcatatagctcatccaccccttgctactgataatccagacacatccattgggcaaagtgctcgccaaattctttctcttttgcagggggcaattggatcacaaagtgcagcaaaaacacggaccaacactgccacagtcatgagtgGGGCGGATGCAGAAGTTCCAAgcagcattacagcaggagcagcagccaccacttccactgcacagcaagggtcttcaggactcgccctccaaaaccagccagcaggccagcccgtttccagcatgggtcagggacctcctgccattagtcacg ctcgtccttcctggatagccttactgccgttggtccgctcctccttagcaccatccacttggcacgcctatgcccgcatgtggtctgaatgggacgatttctgtgcgtccaggggagccgacgctgctcaggggtctagggacaacttacatgattggctg gcactacccccggggtga
- the LOC128654440 gene encoding uncharacterized protein LOC128654440 isoform X2: MGDNANAVQQAAPDVINPHRADSGLVQAAAQPHDIVSNNSLHVNQGNVQSMHVNQNIEHHLPSHHLPSPIGVNAALNGVNVQAAPQGYNTPLVGIHNANVQSLSQLQHPIMLGIQGVQPLDQGIHSPIAATQGAHAHSLNHAQSISQACHNPIVDQQGVNAQTSANGQSVSQGFHTPLHIAHPPLATDNPDTSIGQSARQILSLLQGAIGSQSAAKTRTNTATVMSGADAEVPSSITAGAAATTSTAQQGSSGLALQNQPAGQPVSSMGQGPPAISHGTTPGVKRIWIVGHSFVHWASLRCASLPFGQSLGLPTNKASVRWLGDRGMCLPQLAGTISEALVRWGKPHIIILHLGGNDVGAIPVLQLIKVMQADIGWLRVRIPGVMIGWSHIIPRLHWRHMSAHTAAYRVRKKINASVAKTVTGSGGFVVRHEAISADRTELYRRDKVHLSDVGLDLFIGDIQRALLPLL, encoded by the exons atgggagataacgcaaatgccgttcagcaggccgctcccgatgttattaacccacacagggctgatagtggtttagtgcaagcggccgctcagccgcaTGATATTGTGTCTAATAATAGCCTGCATGTGAATCAAGGCAATGTTCAAAGTATGCATGTTAATCAAAACATTGAGCATCATTTACCGTCTCATCATTTACCATCCCCCATTGGTGTGAATGCGGCTTTGAATGGTGTGAACGTACAAGCAGCTCCTCAGGGATATAATACACCCCTGGTTGGCATACATAATGCGAATGTGCAATCTTTAAGCCAGCTACAACATCCCATTATGTTAGGCATACAAGGAGTACAACCCCTTGATCAGGGTATCCACTCCCCCATTGCAGCCACGCAgggcgctcatgcacactcattaaaccatgcacaatcaataagccaggcatgccataaccctattgtagaccagcagggtgtgaatgctcagacatctgcgaatggacagtcagtgagtcagggatttcatacaccacttcatatagctcatccaccccttgctactgataatccagacacatccattgggcaaagtgctcgccaaattctttctcttttgcagggggcaattggatcacaaagtgcagcaaaaacacggaccaacactgccacagtcatgagtgGGGCGGATGCAGAAGTTCCAAgcagcattacagcaggagcagcagccaccacttccactgcacagcaagggtcttcaggactcgccctccaaaaccagccagcaggccagcccgtttccagcatgggtcagggacctcctgccattagtcacg gcactacccccggggtgaagcgaatctggattgtgggccactcctttgtccactgggcctccctacgctgtgcgtccctcccatttggccaatccctaggtctccctaccaacaaggcatccgttaggtggttgggtgatagggggatgtgcttgccccaattagcaggaaccatatccgaggccctggtacgctgggggaagcctcacattattattcttcacctagggggtaacgatgtgggggccataccagttttacagttgattaaggttatgcaggcagacattgggtggctaagagtacgcatcccgggggtcatgatagggtggtcccatataataccccgtctccactggaggcatatgtcggcccatacggcggcataccgggttaggaagaagatcaatgcgtctgtagcgaaaaccgtcactgggtcaggtggcttcgtggtacggcacgaagccatttcggctgatagaaccgagctatatagaagggataaagttcacctttctgatgtggggctggatttattcataggggacattcagagagctctgttacccctcctgtaa
- the LOC128654440 gene encoding uncharacterized protein LOC128654440 isoform X1 translates to MGDNANAVQQAAPDVINPHRADSGLVQAAAQPHDIVSNNSLHVNQGNVQSMHVNQNIEHHLPSHHLPSPIGVNAALNGVNVQAAPQGYNTPLVGIHNANVQSLSQLQHPIMLGIQGVQPLDQGIHSPIAATQGAHAHSLNHAQSISQACHNPIVDQQGVNAQTSANGQSVSQGFHTPLHIAHPPLATDNPDTSIGQSARQILSLLQGAIGSQSAAKTRTNTATVMSGADAEVPSSITAGAAATTSTAQQGSSGLALQNQPAGQPVSSMGQGPPAISHARPSWIALLPLVRSSLAPSTWHAYARMWSEWDDFCASRGADAAQGSRDNLHDWLVSLHASGARQGAIQSKLAALSFFYRALAIPDPTNSFFIRQVIKGWGRSQQRKIDTREPITRDRLERLLLALDVVCRSDFEALLFKTAFNLAFAAALRVSEVVAPSKQASGAGIQLQHVRAAPDSLLLFLPRSKTDQEGKGTWIPVHPQVNSACCPVTCVNLYLAQRPPGPGQFLVHADGRSLSKFQFGRVLKLAAVQAGLDASRLAPHSFRIGAATNAAQAGSSCEDIKRIGRWRSNCFRTYVRPIV, encoded by the exons atgggagataacgcaaatgccgttcagcaggccgctcccgatgttattaacccacacagggctgatagtggtttagtgcaagcggccgctcagccgcaTGATATTGTGTCTAATAATAGCCTGCATGTGAATCAAGGCAATGTTCAAAGTATGCATGTTAATCAAAACATTGAGCATCATTTACCGTCTCATCATTTACCATCCCCCATTGGTGTGAATGCGGCTTTGAATGGTGTGAACGTACAAGCAGCTCCTCAGGGATATAATACACCCCTGGTTGGCATACATAATGCGAATGTGCAATCTTTAAGCCAGCTACAACATCCCATTATGTTAGGCATACAAGGAGTACAACCCCTTGATCAGGGTATCCACTCCCCCATTGCAGCCACGCAgggcgctcatgcacactcattaaaccatgcacaatcaataagccaggcatgccataaccctattgtagaccagcagggtgtgaatgctcagacatctgcgaatggacagtcagtgagtcagggatttcatacaccacttcatatagctcatccaccccttgctactgataatccagacacatccattgggcaaagtgctcgccaaattctttctcttttgcagggggcaattggatcacaaagtgcagcaaaaacacggaccaacactgccacagtcatgagtgGGGCGGATGCAGAAGTTCCAAgcagcattacagcaggagcagcagccaccacttccactgcacagcaagggtcttcaggactcgccctccaaaaccagccagcaggccagcccgtttccagcatgggtcagggacctcctgccattagtcacg ctcgtccttcctggatagccttactgccgttggtccgctcctccttagcaccatccacttggcacgcctatgcccgcatgtggtctgaatgggacgatttctgtgcgtccaggggagccgacgctgctcaggggtctagggacaacttacatgattggctggtgagtttgcatgcctctggggcccgtcagggggcaatacagtccaaattggccgccctctcatttttctatagggcattagccattcctgacccaaccaattccttttttattaggcaggtgatcaagggttggggcagatcgcagcagcggaaaatagacacgcgcgaacccatcacccgcgaccgcctggagcgtttgctcttggcgctcgacgtggtctgtagatcagattttgaagccctactcttcaaaactgcgtttaatctggcctttgccgccgctcttagagttagtgaggtagtagcaccctccaagcagGCGTCTGGGGCAGGTATACAATTGCAACATGTTAGAGCTGCCCCTGATTCCTTACTTCTTTTTCTGCcgcgatcaaagacagatcaggagggtaagggaacctggatccccgttcaccctcaggtgaacagcgcatgctgcccggttaCCTGCGTTAATCTTTACCTGGCTCAAAGGCCGCCTGGCCCGGGGCAATTCCTggtccatgcggacggcagatccctttccaaatttcagttcggtagggtcctaaaattggcggcagtccaggcggggctggacgctagcagacttgccccgcactcttttcgcataggggccgcgactaacgctgcgcaagcgggctcctcgtgcgaggacataaaacgtattgggcgttggcggtccaattgtttcagaacctatgtccgtccaattgtttaa